One Campylobacter concisus DNA window includes the following coding sequences:
- a CDS encoding copper resistance protein NlpE, producing MKNFIFALSAALLLAGCATSNQSASVPQGKCEVKGSCMAPVSSIEGTYKAFLPCASCMGIDSTLTLKKDGTFESVMNYKSKDNYKAVSKGKYSIKNGVITTVDEYKEKSFYKIEGESLKMLDMDQKEVTGELKDKYIFKRVK from the coding sequence ATGAAAAATTTTATCTTTGCACTAAGTGCGGCTCTACTTTTAGCAGGTTGCGCTACGTCAAACCAAAGCGCGAGCGTCCCACAAGGCAAATGTGAAGTAAAAGGCAGCTGCATGGCTCCAGTAAGCAGCATCGAAGGCACTTATAAGGCGTTTTTACCTTGCGCTAGTTGCATGGGCATAGACTCAACCCTCACACTAAAAAAAGACGGCACATTTGAAAGTGTGATGAACTACAAGTCAAAAGACAACTACAAAGCCGTTAGTAAGGGCAAATACTCTATAAAAAATGGTGTTATCACAACCGTTGATGAGTATAAAGAGAAGAGTTTTTATAAGATCGAGGGTGAGAGCCTAAAGATGCTTGACATGGATCAAAAAGAGGTCACTGGCGAGCTAAAAGATAAATACATCTTTAAACGCGTAAAATAA
- a CDS encoding copper resistance protein NlpE, with protein sequence MKYLFAILISFFIIGCAKNENLKPQNQEQTQKSKEEKPLLRDEKTKKPEKLILSNSIYTSYYTTLPCSNCEGVKTILTLNKDKTYTKTMLTMDKAATLVEKDGTFDVDESAIVLKDESGALSYFVPNKNSLLQLDDKKNKRVGVLAQIYNYEPVNRAYKESFFARFSKFKDKNGFLELVLVPSKNGAKISFYSSLKDGSPLCKFNSELLYDKGIFYLLDEKGVALSVHKTANDIFIIANDKICKNAHISGHYKREKGRSNLFGKGFFAKLTNESANADVMKFYGAKNIKRDNTKKENSYIVTSKNERIFEYTLLNGIITSIEIYSNEFKTPENISLKSNFKDIKNALVISKFQSDTNNIYLKIDSHDMIIKLKNPLAQEITNLSQIPDEAQIEQITLMWNQ encoded by the coding sequence ATGAAATATCTTTTTGCCATACTTATCTCATTTTTCATCATCGGCTGCGCGAAAAATGAAAATTTAAAGCCACAAAATCAAGAACAAACACAAAAATCAAAAGAAGAAAAACCTCTTCTTAGAGATGAAAAAACCAAAAAACCAGAAAAACTAATACTTTCAAACTCTATCTACACGAGCTACTACACGACCTTGCCATGCTCAAACTGCGAGGGCGTGAAGACTATCTTAACTCTAAATAAAGACAAAACCTATACAAAAACTATGCTTACGATGGATAAGGCTGCTACTTTGGTAGAAAAAGATGGCACATTTGATGTCGATGAGAGTGCTATCGTGCTAAAAGATGAAAGCGGCGCGCTTAGCTACTTTGTGCCAAATAAAAACTCACTTCTTCAGCTTGATGATAAGAAAAACAAGCGAGTTGGCGTGCTAGCTCAAATTTATAACTACGAGCCGGTAAATAGGGCTTATAAAGAGAGTTTTTTTGCTAGATTTTCTAAATTTAAAGACAAAAATGGCTTTTTAGAGCTTGTGCTCGTGCCTAGCAAAAATGGCGCAAAGATAAGCTTTTACTCATCGCTAAAAGATGGCTCGCCACTTTGTAAATTTAACTCAGAGCTGCTTTATGACAAGGGCATTTTTTACCTTTTAGACGAAAAAGGCGTGGCTTTAAGTGTGCATAAAACCGCTAACGACATCTTCATAATCGCAAACGATAAAATTTGCAAAAATGCTCACATAAGCGGACACTACAAAAGAGAAAAAGGCAGATCTAACCTCTTTGGCAAGGGCTTTTTTGCTAAACTTACAAATGAGTCAGCAAACGCTGATGTGATGAAATTTTATGGCGCAAAAAACATAAAAAGAGACAATACTAAAAAAGAAAATAGCTACATCGTCACAAGCAAAAACGAGAGAATTTTTGAATACACCTTGCTAAATGGCATCATTACAAGCATCGAAATTTACTCAAACGAGTTTAAAACTCCTGAAAACATCAGCCTAAAATCAAATTTCAAAGATATAAAAAACGCCCTTGTCATCTCTAAATTTCAAAGCGACACAAACAATATCTATCTAAAAATAGACAGCCACGACATGATCATAAAGCTTAAAAATCCACTCGCACAAGAGATAACAAACTTAAGCCAGATACCAGACGAGGCGCAAATAGAGCAGATAACTCTGATGTGGAACCAGTAG
- a CDS encoding MFS transporter: MKEYLKLLKDERNFRLLSTIQLMCYFGVWFSHTGIFTLLISLDAPVWALTLSAAMAFIPGVVIAPFSGILVDKFSPKPMLVIMMAVETISVFMLLFINSLDYLWLLLLIIFIRNGVGGMYFQVEMSVLPKILSKESLKLANEIHSIIWAVSYTAGMGLAGVYIHFFGIKSAFLLDGALYLCSFGFLYLLKLDGLKPEFIEKPLKMLKNGLKYLKENRLIVHLIFLHAFVGITAYDALIALLADYRYANLLSTSLVIGLLNASRSISLMFAPALLSKFMNKKTLIYIYIGQGLGIIIWALSLRNFYLSLIGIIFAGFCTSSLWSYTYTLLQQNCKKEFYGRVIAYNDMVFLGFSALISFAIGFLYELGLSVEMIAAFMGSLFFVGAFYYHVVSKRYEIR; this comes from the coding sequence TTGAAAGAGTATCTTAAGCTTTTAAAGGATGAGAGAAATTTCCGCCTTTTAAGCACCATCCAGCTCATGTGCTACTTTGGCGTGTGGTTCTCGCACACTGGCATCTTTACGCTACTTATCTCGCTTGACGCTCCTGTTTGGGCGCTCACGCTAAGTGCGGCGATGGCATTTATCCCAGGTGTTGTCATCGCTCCATTTAGTGGCATTTTGGTGGATAAATTTAGCCCAAAACCTATGCTTGTGATCATGATGGCGGTTGAGACCATAAGCGTTTTTATGCTGCTTTTTATAAACTCACTTGATTATTTATGGTTACTTTTGCTTATCATTTTTATTAGAAACGGCGTTGGCGGGATGTATTTTCAAGTAGAGATGAGCGTGCTGCCAAAAATTTTAAGTAAAGAGAGCCTAAAGCTTGCAAACGAGATCCACTCGATCATCTGGGCAGTCTCATACACCGCTGGCATGGGGCTTGCAGGCGTTTATATACACTTTTTTGGCATCAAAAGTGCATTTTTGCTTGACGGAGCTCTTTATCTTTGCAGTTTTGGCTTTTTATATCTTCTAAAACTAGACGGGCTAAAGCCAGAATTTATAGAAAAACCTCTAAAAATGCTCAAAAATGGGCTTAAATACCTAAAAGAAAATAGGCTCATCGTGCATCTTATATTTTTGCACGCTTTTGTTGGTATCACCGCTTATGACGCGTTGATCGCACTTTTGGCTGACTATAGATACGCAAATTTACTCTCAACCTCGCTAGTTATTGGCCTGCTAAACGCCTCAAGGTCGATCTCACTGATGTTTGCGCCAGCCTTGCTTAGTAAATTTATGAACAAAAAAACTCTCATCTACATTTACATCGGTCAAGGGCTTGGCATCATCATCTGGGCGCTCTCTTTGAGAAATTTTTATCTCTCGCTCATTGGCATCATCTTTGCTGGTTTTTGCACGTCAAGCCTTTGGAGCTACACCTACACACTGCTTCAACAAAACTGCAAAAAAGAGTTTTACGGCAGAGTGATCGCGTATAACGATATGGTTTTTCTTGGATTTAGCGCACTTATCTCATTTGCGATTGGCTTTTTATACGAGCTTGGACTAAGCGTGGAGATGATCGCAGCCTTTATGGGAAGCCTCTTTTTCGTAGGAGCCTTTTACTACCACGTAGTTTCAAAAAGGTATGAGATAAGGTAA
- a CDS encoding WG repeat-containing protein — MKQTFEIVGEFKEGLARIKKFGNYGFVNEAGEQVIACNFSDASDFCEGLARVKKFGKFGFIDKNGVQVIECKFDDANDFCNGFAKVKVNGKWLEIDSSGKDPNVSESSEEIQTEIGNVDVIKLKKDESENKAEISKDDVVISDNNKVEKSIKIDDIKSSTMVKNMVEIDGKWHEVGATNSEGKIEISKDGNFVIVDENNNKVEIPINFARPDALKDMLSNGEVQEWTKVSANGKSEFFDKDNNKIIPSKDGTFVIHDGDSKIEISKDGNAVIIDGNNKVEIPLKPSDMKVSKESSTVVKNMININGKWQEIDGEEKFGQNDIKVVPLKDEDTIVKDDKSKKEEILKDRNTTAANEAYKKENLSQASSSGSLKKGSVKHNVRDWFEEKEKKSEGKKEESSEHELLSSVVIFIVIILLVSFFKR; from the coding sequence ATGAAGCAGACTTTTGAGATAGTTGGCGAATTTAAAGAAGGTTTAGCTAGGATCAAGAAATTTGGCAACTATGGTTTTGTAAATGAAGCAGGGGAACAGGTTATTGCATGTAATTTTAGTGATGCAAGCGACTTTTGTGAAGGGCTGGCCAGGGTTAAAAAATTTGGCAAATTTGGCTTTATAGATAAGAATGGTGTTCAGGTAATTGAATGTAAATTTGATGATGCAAACGATTTTTGCAATGGCTTTGCAAAGGTTAAAGTAAATGGCAAATGGCTTGAGATAGATAGTAGCGGAAAAGATCCTAATGTCAGTGAGAGTAGCGAGGAAATTCAAACAGAGATTGGCAATGTTGATGTTATCAAGCTTAAAAAAGATGAATCTGAAAATAAAGCGGAAATTTCAAAAGACGATGTAGTTATTAGTGATAATAACAAAGTAGAAAAGTCAATAAAAATTGATGATATTAAAAGCTCAACTATGGTTAAAAATATGGTTGAGATAGATGGAAAATGGCATGAGGTAGGTGCAACTAACAGCGAAGGTAAAATAGAAATTTCAAAAGATGGAAATTTTGTAATAGTTGATGAAAATAACAATAAAGTAGAAATCCCAATAAATTTTGCAAGACCTGACGCTCTTAAAGATATGCTATCTAATGGCGAGGTTCAAGAGTGGACCAAGGTTAGTGCCAATGGAAAGAGTGAGTTTTTTGATAAAGACAACAATAAGATCATTCCATCAAAAGATGGCACATTTGTGATCCATGATGGAGATAGTAAAATAGAAATTTCAAAGGATGGCAACGCTGTAATTATTGATGGCAATAACAAAGTAGAAATTCCTCTAAAACCAAGCGATATGAAAGTCTCTAAAGAGAGCTCAACTGTCGTTAAAAATATGATTAATATAAATGGCAAATGGCAAGAAATAGACGGCGAGGAAAAATTTGGTCAAAATGATATCAAAGTAGTACCCTTAAAAGATGAGGATACTATAGTAAAAGATGACAAGAGCAAGAAAGAGGAAATTTTAAAAGATCGCAATACTACCGCAGCCAATGAAGCATATAAAAAAGAAAATTTATCACAAGCTAGTAGTAGTGGGAGTTTAAAAAAGGGTTCTGTTAAGCACAATGTTAGAGATTGGTTTGAGGAAAAGGAGAAAAAGAGTGAGGGTAAGAAGGAAGAGTCTTCTGAACATGAGCTTTTGTCTTCAGTAGTTATCTTTATAGTTATAATTTTATTAGTTAGTTTCTTTAAAAGATAG
- a CDS encoding universal stress protein, with translation MKYKKLLFPIGAGDDIEPRIYGALKVAQWFKAHMEILTCQLDPSVVYNMKMTLRGGVLFEEFLKSAKSELAVEHEENEKLFNKICVELGIKVSDEVIEDVCTANFTIHNGKRSAIVEQESKFCDLVVAAVPLDGKITGTFESAVLKSGKNAIVIPRKMRDFRADNILVSWTGTTQSSRALTGAIDLLKSAKKVQCITSKASLGDNAELNLKKLEEYFKVHNISASFEVIATTTIPGEALLKAANDRNADLIVASRYGENGLMEMVLGGTSRFFLEHTNIPVYL, from the coding sequence ATGAAATACAAAAAGTTGCTTTTTCCAATAGGAGCAGGGGACGATATCGAGCCAAGAATTTACGGTGCTTTAAAGGTTGCACAATGGTTTAAAGCTCACATGGAGATCCTCACTTGCCAACTAGATCCAAGCGTGGTTTATAATATGAAAATGACGCTTCGTGGTGGAGTGCTTTTTGAGGAATTTTTAAAATCAGCCAAGTCAGAGCTTGCGGTTGAGCACGAAGAGAACGAAAAGCTTTTTAATAAAATTTGCGTAGAGCTAGGCATAAAGGTGAGCGACGAGGTCATCGAAGATGTCTGCACTGCAAATTTCACGATCCATAATGGAAAAAGAAGCGCCATAGTCGAGCAAGAGAGTAAATTTTGCGATCTAGTCGTAGCTGCAGTGCCACTTGATGGCAAGATCACTGGCACATTTGAGTCGGCTGTTTTAAAAAGCGGCAAAAATGCGATCGTTATCCCTAGGAAGATGCGTGATTTTAGGGCTGATAACATCCTTGTAAGCTGGACAGGAACTACTCAAAGCTCAAGAGCTCTAACTGGCGCGATCGATCTTTTAAAGAGCGCTAAAAAGGTTCAGTGTATCACTTCAAAAGCAAGCCTTGGCGATAATGCCGAGCTAAATCTTAAAAAACTTGAAGAGTACTTTAAGGTTCATAATATCAGCGCTAGTTTTGAAGTTATAGCAACTACAACGATACCTGGCGAGGCACTTTTAAAAGCTGCAAATGATAGAAACGCAGACCTTATCGTAGCTAGTAGATACGGCGAAAACGGACTAATGGAGATGGTTCTTGGCGGAACATCAAGATTTTTCTTAGAACATACAAATATCCCAGTTTATCTATAA
- a CDS encoding polyribonucleotide nucleotidyltransferase, producing MQYSIEVNNQVEIFDLNKVAKQASGAVLLRVKNTVVLATVAREDVQVEEDFLPLTVQYIEKAYAAGKIPGGYVKRETKPGDFETLTARIIDRSLRPLFPKGYAYPTQIVVMVLSADPEVDLQVVSLNAASVALYLSDIPVNRPVCGVRVGYIDDKFVINPSNSELKQSAIDLYVAGTKDELLMIEMRSLPQQTTQLIPMVAIEPMIDPSLSDSMAQKQVMNEFSEDKMVEAIDFAGKAILRASSAYEEAFKEHKKEDAALELKPEIENENIAIYIDKFYKAEVKNAINQMAKSERASELGKIAKQISSDEVAQKEGWDEAVISNVLGKYKKKIVREQIINEGVRADGRGLEEVRPISIETNVLPNAHGSCLFTRGQTQALVVATLGTDSDAQMYDILTEKAPLVEKFMFNYNFPGFSVGEASPLKAPGRRELGHGNLAKRALAPSIDLASPYTIRVVSEILESNGSSSMASVCGGSLALRAAGVNTQKLVAGVAMGLIFEGDKHAVLTDIMGLEDHDGDMDFKVAGTSDGITALQMDIKLGGISLEVLKEALYQAKRGREHILALMTQADKNIEINEDVLPKLELFSVDPSKIVDIIGQAGKTIKEIIEKFEVSIDLDREKGEVKIAGGAKKNVDAAKDYIISITSKENSRSFGKKPFKHDKDRVKPTFNIGDEFVGSVKSVVDFGVFIELKDGVDGLLHISKIKSPLNVGDQVKVCVSEQKGNKISLSLVE from the coding sequence ATGCAATATAGTATAGAAGTCAATAATCAGGTCGAAATTTTTGACCTTAATAAAGTAGCTAAACAAGCTAGCGGGGCAGTGCTTTTAAGAGTGAAAAACACCGTAGTTTTAGCAACTGTGGCAAGAGAAGATGTGCAAGTTGAAGAGGACTTTTTGCCTCTAACGGTGCAATACATCGAAAAAGCTTACGCTGCTGGTAAAATCCCAGGTGGTTACGTCAAGCGCGAGACCAAGCCAGGCGACTTTGAGACGCTAACGGCTCGCATCATAGATAGATCACTTCGCCCACTTTTTCCAAAAGGCTACGCATACCCAACACAGATCGTTGTCATGGTGCTTTCGGCTGATCCTGAGGTTGATTTGCAAGTTGTGAGCCTAAATGCGGCTTCAGTTGCACTGTATCTTAGCGATATCCCTGTAAATCGCCCAGTTTGTGGCGTAAGAGTTGGCTATATAGATGATAAATTTGTCATAAACCCAAGCAACTCTGAGCTAAAACAAAGCGCGATCGATCTATATGTGGCTGGCACAAAAGATGAGCTTTTGATGATCGAGATGAGGAGCTTGCCTCAGCAAACTACGCAGCTTATCCCGATGGTAGCGATAGAGCCTATGATAGATCCAAGCCTAAGTGATAGCATGGCTCAAAAGCAAGTGATGAATGAATTTAGCGAAGATAAGATGGTTGAGGCGATCGACTTTGCTGGCAAAGCGATACTAAGAGCTAGCAGCGCTTATGAAGAGGCGTTTAAAGAGCATAAAAAAGAGGATGCCGCACTTGAGCTAAAGCCAGAGATAGAAAACGAAAATATCGCTATTTACATCGATAAATTTTATAAGGCTGAGGTTAAAAACGCGATCAATCAAATGGCAAAGAGCGAGCGTGCAAGCGAGCTTGGCAAGATCGCTAAGCAAATTTCAAGCGATGAGGTAGCTCAAAAAGAGGGCTGGGACGAGGCTGTCATCTCAAATGTCCTTGGTAAATATAAAAAGAAAATAGTAAGAGAGCAGATCATAAACGAGGGCGTTAGAGCCGACGGACGTGGGCTTGAAGAGGTTAGGCCTATTAGCATCGAGACAAACGTGCTTCCAAATGCTCACGGCTCATGCCTCTTTACAAGAGGTCAAACTCAGGCGCTAGTTGTCGCTACTCTTGGCACAGATAGCGATGCGCAGATGTATGACATCCTAACTGAAAAAGCTCCTTTGGTTGAGAAATTTATGTTTAACTACAACTTCCCAGGCTTTAGCGTCGGCGAGGCAAGCCCACTTAAAGCTCCTGGCAGACGTGAGCTTGGACATGGAAATTTAGCCAAACGTGCCCTTGCACCAAGCATCGATCTAGCTTCTCCATATACGATAAGGGTCGTTTCAGAAATTTTAGAGAGCAACGGCTCAAGCTCTATGGCTAGCGTTTGTGGTGGTTCGCTCGCACTTAGAGCAGCTGGGGTCAATACCCAAAAACTTGTCGCTGGTGTTGCTATGGGTCTTATATTTGAAGGCGATAAACACGCTGTTTTAACCGACATCATGGGCCTTGAAGACCACGATGGCGATATGGACTTTAAAGTTGCTGGCACAAGTGATGGCATCACAGCGCTTCAGATGGACATCAAGCTTGGAGGCATCAGCTTGGAGGTGCTAAAAGAGGCGCTTTATCAAGCAAAACGCGGCAGAGAGCACATCCTTGCTCTAATGACACAGGCTGATAAAAATATAGAGATAAACGAAGACGTACTTCCAAAACTTGAACTATTTAGCGTCGATCCAAGCAAGATCGTAGATATCATCGGTCAAGCTGGCAAGACTATAAAAGAGATCATCGAGAAATTTGAGGTTTCGATCGACCTTGATAGAGAAAAAGGCGAGGTTAAAATCGCAGGCGGCGCCAAGAAAAACGTCGATGCAGCAAAAGACTACATCATCTCGATCACTTCAAAAGAGAACTCTCGCTCGTTTGGCAAAAAGCCATTTAAACACGACAAAGACCGCGTAAAACCGACATTTAATATCGGAGATGAGTTTGTTGGAAGCGTAAAAAGCGTGGTTGATTTTGGAGTATTTATCGAGCTAAAAGACGGAGTTGATGGTCTGCTTCACATCTCGAAGATAAAGAGCCCATTAAACGTAGGTGATCAGGTAAAAGTGTGTGTAAGCGAGCAAAAAGGAAACAAAATTTCGCTCTCTTTGGTTGAATAA
- a CDS encoding sodium:proton antiporter, producing MASVKFKDQLDAANKLIEILPKKELNDAKTIVLCMSLESVILTDVVCRGLNLSYEMLFSEPIPAPNNSECDVAIVSETEDIVLNDPLIKAFNISYDYIYGEAHRKYEEKILKNVYKYRKGNLIGELKGKNILLIDEGCETGMTALICIKTLLDVKVKSISYATPMIATDVFTNLNDMVDEIYTINKIVDFIDVDSYYEKKIEATSERIMSILEESPHYLPLQKQQGDKNNAI from the coding sequence ATGGCAAGCGTTAAATTTAAAGATCAACTAGATGCAGCCAATAAGCTCATCGAGATCTTGCCAAAAAAAGAGCTAAATGACGCTAAGACGATAGTTCTTTGCATGTCGCTTGAGTCTGTTATCCTGACTGATGTGGTTTGCAGGGGGCTAAATTTAAGCTATGAGATGCTCTTTAGCGAGCCAATCCCTGCGCCAAACAACAGCGAATGCGACGTAGCGATAGTTAGCGAAACTGAGGATATCGTGCTAAACGATCCTCTCATAAAAGCTTTTAACATAAGCTATGACTACATCTACGGCGAGGCGCATAGAAAATATGAAGAGAAAATTTTAAAAAATGTATATAAATACAGAAAAGGAAATTTGATAGGAGAGCTAAAGGGCAAGAATATTTTACTGATCGATGAGGGGTGTGAGACTGGCATGACGGCACTCATCTGCATAAAGACGCTGCTTGATGTGAAGGTAAAATCCATCTCATACGCAACGCCGATGATAGCAACTGATGTCTTTACAAATTTAAATGATATGGTCGATGAAATTTACACGATAAACAAGATCGTTGATTTTATCGATGTGGATTCGTATTACGAGAAAAAGATCGAGGCTACGAGCGAGCGCATCATGTCGATCTTAGAAGAGAGCCCTCACTATTTACCGTTACAAAAACAACAAGGAGATAAAAATAATGCAATATAG
- a CDS encoding LPS-assembly protein LptD — MRKILFLIPVCVFSLSAAVQDVQLLADDVKQDKGIVTANKNVVVYSQEYLVTADCAVYDQNSSVIELFGNVNMMKGKDEVSRSNYAKLNLKNNNAAFESLFMMNKDMEVWMRSDESSSDSEYYRVRKAMVSSCNVQDPDWSITSSSAMLNKESKFLHLFNPVFRIANVPVFYLPYFGFSTDTTRRTGLLPPELGYGKSEGFYYKQPVYFAPYNEWDLEFDPQIRTNRGAGIYGAFRFTDSPDSRGEISFGSFTDKNSYRAKQKGETSNRAELKNKTHKGVGLKYERDKLIKYLSEADLQEGMWIDATKLNDIDYLNLKGRDDDYDSLVTSKFNYFIANDDHYFGAYAKYYIDTEKIGSKNENKDTLQELPSLQYHKFTDDIVLPNILYSIDLQSHRYDRKIGVRATQYEFTLPASVHVPLFDDSLTFSFYEYLYASRINYENKINSFDDKREYKHANFVNNYHKFALHTDLAKAYESFYHTLNFGAEYLLPGYRKGNLDDEFIYDKDLNEYENFLAQDQSKEEVSGYLTQYFFNGSGRKVVKHSISQGYYTKDDEYSNLKNAIYLYPFENFSLYNKLEYSHKDRELKKVQNGLYYTHDLFWINMLHTMKKSDSLAKNSATKDNYFTSSAGVKLPHQYSLIGGWQYDVERSYTKSWRVGVLHQRKCWNYGLIYQHDVEPTTTTNGSASTKKSGIYFTINFYPMGGLHYDFSQSSTASSSSK; from the coding sequence ATGCGTAAAATTTTATTTTTAATTCCGGTTTGTGTTTTTAGTTTAAGTGCAGCAGTGCAAGATGTGCAGCTATTAGCTGATGACGTGAAGCAAGATAAAGGCATCGTAACGGCAAACAAAAACGTCGTTGTATATTCGCAAGAGTATCTTGTGACGGCTGATTGTGCTGTCTATGATCAAAATAGCTCAGTCATCGAGCTCTTTGGCAATGTCAATATGATGAAGGGCAAAGACGAGGTCTCTCGCTCAAACTACGCCAAGCTAAATTTAAAAAACAACAACGCTGCCTTTGAGTCGCTCTTTATGATGAACAAAGACATGGAAGTGTGGATGAGAAGCGACGAGAGCAGCTCTGATAGCGAGTATTACAGAGTAAGAAAGGCTATGGTTTCAAGCTGTAATGTCCAAGATCCTGACTGGAGCATCACTTCAAGCTCAGCCATGCTAAATAAAGAGAGTAAATTTTTGCATCTTTTTAACCCAGTCTTTCGCATAGCAAACGTGCCAGTCTTTTACTTGCCATACTTTGGCTTCTCAACTGATACCACAAGAAGGACAGGCCTTTTGCCACCAGAGCTAGGATACGGCAAGTCAGAGGGCTTTTACTATAAGCAGCCAGTCTATTTTGCACCTTATAATGAGTGGGATCTGGAGTTTGATCCGCAGATAAGAACAAACAGGGGCGCTGGAATTTACGGTGCTTTTAGATTTACTGATTCGCCTGATTCAAGAGGCGAGATCAGCTTTGGTTCATTTACTGACAAAAACAGCTACCGAGCCAAGCAAAAAGGCGAGACCTCAAACAGAGCTGAGCTAAAAAACAAAACTCACAAAGGTGTCGGTCTAAAATATGAAAGAGATAAGCTCATAAAATACCTTAGTGAGGCTGATCTGCAAGAGGGTATGTGGATAGATGCAACCAAGCTAAATGACATAGACTATCTAAATTTAAAGGGCAGAGACGATGACTATGACTCGCTTGTGACCTCTAAATTTAACTACTTTATCGCAAATGACGATCACTACTTTGGTGCCTATGCGAAATACTACATAGATACCGAAAAGATCGGCTCAAAGAACGAAAACAAAGATACGCTTCAAGAGCTTCCATCGCTTCAGTATCATAAATTTACAGATGACATAGTCTTGCCAAATATCTTATATTCAATCGATCTTCAATCACACAGATATGATAGAAAGATAGGCGTTAGGGCAACTCAGTATGAATTTACGCTCCCAGCTTCAGTGCATGTGCCACTGTTTGATGATAGCTTAACATTTTCATTTTACGAGTATCTTTACGCTTCAAGGATAAACTACGAAAACAAGATAAATTCATTTGATGACAAAAGAGAATATAAACACGCAAATTTTGTAAATAACTACCATAAATTTGCTCTTCACACAGACCTTGCAAAGGCCTATGAGAGCTTTTATCACACTTTAAATTTTGGTGCTGAGTACTTGCTGCCAGGATATAGAAAAGGAAATTTAGACGACGAGTTTATTTACGATAAAGATCTAAATGAATATGAAAATTTCTTAGCTCAAGATCAGAGCAAAGAGGAAGTTTCTGGTTACTTGACGCAGTATTTCTTTAACGGCAGTGGCAGAAAGGTCGTCAAACACAGCATCTCACAAGGATATTACACAAAAGATGATGAGTATTCAAATTTAAAAAATGCCATCTACTTATATCCGTTTGAGAATTTTAGCCTTTATAACAAGCTAGAGTATTCACACAAAGATAGAGAGCTTAAAAAGGTTCAAAATGGACTTTATTATACGCACGATCTATTTTGGATAAATATGCTCCATACGATGAAAAAGAGCGATAGCCTTGCTAAAAACAGCGCAACAAAAGATAACTACTTTACAAGTAGCGCTGGCGTGAAACTCCCTCATCAATATAGCCTAATTGGCGGCTGGCAATACGACGTTGAGAGAAGCTACACAAAGAGCTGGAGAGTTGGTGTGCTTCATCAAAGAAAGTGCTGGAACTACGGGCTAATTTATCAACACGATGTCGAGCCGACAACAACGACAAATGGCTCAGCCTCAACTAAGAAAAGTGGCATCTACTTTACTATAAATTTCTATCCGATGGGCGGCTTGCACTATGACTTTTCACAAAGCAGCACCGCTTCATCAAGTAGCAAATAA
- a CDS encoding RDD family protein, translating into MSMQIEEKLQNEEISLAPFAKRIMAFSIDEIIVVFLFMIIYWEPLSTSTNFDDARNLVLNLFWQINLLKVIYHTFFVWYYGASPGQMITKTMCINVEILDKPNLTQSLVRAIFRIVSEACFYLGFAWALSNPARQTWQDKIAKTVVINA; encoded by the coding sequence ATGAGTATGCAGATAGAAGAGAAGCTTCAAAACGAAGAAATTTCACTTGCCCCTTTTGCTAAAAGGATCATGGCGTTTTCTATCGATGAGATCATAGTTGTATTTCTTTTTATGATCATCTACTGGGAGCCACTTTCTACTAGCACTAACTTTGATGATGCTAGAAATTTAGTATTAAATCTTTTTTGGCAGATCAACCTACTAAAAGTCATCTATCACACATTTTTTGTTTGGTATTACGGCGCAAGCCCCGGGCAGATGATAACAAAGACGATGTGTATAAATGTAGAAATTTTAGACAAGCCAAATTTAACTCAAAGTCTTGTTAGAGCGATCTTTAGGATAGTTAGTGAAGCTTGTTTTTATCTTGGCTTTGCTTGGGCACTTTCAAACCCTGCAAGGCAGACGTGGCAAGACAAAATAGCAAAAACAGTGGTGATAAATGCGTAA